A region of the Caballeronia sp. TF1N1 genome:
TGCACATCGCGCTCTACGATCCTGACGACTTGCGCGGCGCCGTGCGCGCCGATGGCCGCGGTCGTCTCGCGCGGGCGAACGCCGCGACGGTGCGCACGCTGCTCGATCATCCCGATACCCCGTCGCTCGAAATCAGCGGCTGACTCTATTTTTCCTATGAACAGCAAACGGATTCTGGCGCTTCTAGTCGTCGCGGTCGCAGCGACGGTCGGCGGCTTCTACGCAGGGCATGTCTTCACCGGCGGCGAAACCGTGGCCGCGACACAGAACAATGGCAACGCCGTCGAACAATTATGGAAGGCCGCGCCGCCGGGAGCCTCGGGCACCGCGCAACCGCTTGCATCCTTCAAAGGAAAACCGGTCGTCGTGAACTTCTGGGCTTCGTGGTGCGGACCGTGCGTCAAGGAAATGCCGGAGTTGTCGGCGCTGCATCGCGAATATGAGAAAAAAGGCATCACATTCATCGGCTTGGGAGTGGACAGCGAGAAGAACGTTAACGATTTTCTCGGCAAGGTGAAGGTGGACTATCCCGTCTATGTGACGGGCTTCGGCGGCGCCGACCTCGCGCGCAGCTTCGGCAATAACGCGGGCGGTTTGCCGTTCACCGTGGTGATCGACGCAAAAGGCGTGGTCCGGTCGACCAAGCTTGGTGAAGTCAACGTCGCCGAACTTAAGCGTACACTCGACGCGCTGTAAAAATTCGCTGCGTTTTTAACCGAAGTGTCGCTCAATAAGCAGCAAGTTAGCAGGTTGAACGCCGATCTTGCCGGAACT
Encoded here:
- a CDS encoding TlpA disulfide reductase family protein, whose amino-acid sequence is MNSKRILALLVVAVAATVGGFYAGHVFTGGETVAATQNNGNAVEQLWKAAPPGASGTAQPLASFKGKPVVVNFWASWCGPCVKEMPELSALHREYEKKGITFIGLGVDSEKNVNDFLGKVKVDYPVYVTGFGGADLARSFGNNAGGLPFTVVIDAKGVVRSTKLGEVNVAELKRTLDAL